In Necator americanus strain Aroian chromosome IV, whole genome shotgun sequence, the following proteins share a genomic window:
- a CDS encoding hypothetical protein (NECATOR_CHRIV.G17041.T2), protein MVLEINPKPMEKVVMNWQVEESLEEEKTRLIANMEQKSKADPSLTARNLCSIQRIDPCAVAIIDKATHAAKYNFDVTAKAWTKTNIEGALFIIQRADKPYYSLIIANRQSLDDMVEPVNPLTKMNLEGHYLFFCKPDNQIYGLWFFSTEDCSRLYNLLKKLQEEIRSGKIPTPPANDDVGSSNVPESVAPPNESNQLLDLLKSTQTTPSVQASIRDNHSSAARPSSSSQEKPDKEKPKLSEEQGPTGAPVSEMPVLLQKLMIQEQPKLISKVCSSVLTSEDLEKDLLRTAKPKHAQFQEMYTSASAASLAALSNRSVHGSDGEADANEVESIVSSRAPADDSTFAICSGSTTPPLNKLQFASALIHLMQTDDHFLTQIHQAYNLTRRYCVAALCCANPLFWLEH, encoded by the exons ATGGTACTCGAAATCAACCCGAAGCCAATGGAAAAAGTAGTAATGAATTGGCAAGTTGAGGAATCtcttgaggaagaaaaaacaag ATTGATTGCCAATATGGAACAAAAGTCGAAAGCAGATCCCAGTTTAACGGCGAGGAATTTGTGCTCAATTCAGCGCATCGATCCTTGCGCTGTAGCTATTATTGACAAG GCAACACATGCTGCGAAATACAATTTCGATGTGACTGCAAAAGCTTGGACGAAGACAAATATTGAAGGAGCACTATTTATAATACAAAGAGCTGACAAACCGTACTACAG tCTGATCATTGCAAATCGCCAATCTTTGGACGATATGGTGGAGCCTGTTAACCCGCTGACGAAAATGAATCTAGAAGGACACTATTTGTTCTTCTGCAAACCTGACA ATCAAATCTATGGCCTATGGTTCTTCTCCACAGAAGACTGCTCTCGTCTCTACAATTTGCTCAAAAAATTGCAGGAAGAAATAAGATCTGGAAAA ATACCTACGCCGCCTGCGAACGACGACGTCGGTTCGTCTAATGTGCCTGAATCGGTTGCGCCTCCAAATGAGTCTAATCAGTTGCTTGACCTACTGAAATCCACACAAACTACACCTTCCGTGCAG GCCAGCATTCGTGATAACCACTCTTCTGCAGCTCGGCCTTCCTCATCTTCTCAGGAAAAACCAGATAAAGAAAAGCCAAAACTAAGTGAAGAACAAGGGCCGACGGGAGCTCCAGTATCAGAAATGCCAGTTTTGCTGCAGAAACTTATGATTCAGGAACAGCCTAAGCTAATTTCGAAG GTTTGCTCTTCTGTGTTGACTTCCGAAGACCTCGAAAAAGACTTGCTTCGCACCGCTAAGCCAAAACATGCACAGTTTCAG gaaatgtACACGTCTGCATCGGCTGCATCACTGGCTGCGCTATCGAATCGCTCAGTTCATGGAAGCGATGGAGAAGCAGACGCAAATGAA GTGGAGTCGATAGTTAGTAGCCGCGCTCCTGCCGATGATTCGACCTTTGCAATCTGTTCTGGTTCTACTACACCACCGCTTAACAAATTACAG TTCGCATCCGCTCTGATTCATCTAATGCAGACAGACGACCACTTCTTGACGCAGATCCACCAAGCCTAC AACTTGACCAG AAGGTATTGCGTAGCCGCACTCTGTTGCGCAAATCCTCTATTCTGGTTGGAACATTGA
- a CDS encoding hypothetical protein (NECATOR_CHRIV.G17041.T1): protein MGSIINARNSCDVVISSRLIANMEQKSKADPSLTARNLCSIQRIDPCAVAIIDKATHAAKYNFDVTAKAWTKTNIEGALFIIQRADKPYYSLIIANRQSLDDMVEPVNPLTKMNLEGHYLFFCKPDNQIYGLWFFSTEDCSRLYNLLKKLQEEIRSGKIPTPPANDDVGSSNVPESVAPPNESNQLLDLLKSTQTTPSVQASIRDNHSSAARPSSSSQEKPDKEKPKLSEEQGPTGAPVSEMPVLLQKLMIQEQPKLISKVCSSVLTSEDLEKDLLRTAKPKHAQFQEMYTSASAASLAALSNRSVHGSDGEADANEVESIVSSRAPADDSTFAICSGSTTPPLNKLQFASALIHLMQTDDHFLTQIHQAYVDAINRRISRT, encoded by the exons ATGGGAAGCATAATCAATGCTAGAAATTCTTGTGATGTTGTTATCAGTTCCAGATTGATTGCCAATATGGAACAAAAGTCGAAAGCAGATCCCAGTTTAACGGCGAGGAATTTGTGCTCAATTCAGCGCATCGATCCTTGCGCTGTAGCTATTATTGACAAG GCAACACATGCTGCGAAATACAATTTCGATGTGACTGCAAAAGCTTGGACGAAGACAAATATTGAAGGAGCACTATTTATAATACAAAGAGCTGACAAACCGTACTACAG tCTGATCATTGCAAATCGCCAATCTTTGGACGATATGGTGGAGCCTGTTAACCCGCTGACGAAAATGAATCTAGAAGGACACTATTTGTTCTTCTGCAAACCTGACA ATCAAATCTATGGCCTATGGTTCTTCTCCACAGAAGACTGCTCTCGTCTCTACAATTTGCTCAAAAAATTGCAGGAAGAAATAAGATCTGGAAAA ATACCTACGCCGCCTGCGAACGACGACGTCGGTTCGTCTAATGTGCCTGAATCGGTTGCGCCTCCAAATGAGTCTAATCAGTTGCTTGACCTACTGAAATCCACACAAACTACACCTTCCGTGCAG GCCAGCATTCGTGATAACCACTCTTCTGCAGCTCGGCCTTCCTCATCTTCTCAGGAAAAACCAGATAAAGAAAAGCCAAAACTAAGTGAAGAACAAGGGCCGACGGGAGCTCCAGTATCAGAAATGCCAGTTTTGCTGCAGAAACTTATGATTCAGGAACAGCCTAAGCTAATTTCGAAG GTTTGCTCTTCTGTGTTGACTTCCGAAGACCTCGAAAAAGACTTGCTTCGCACCGCTAAGCCAAAACATGCACAGTTTCAG gaaatgtACACGTCTGCATCGGCTGCATCACTGGCTGCGCTATCGAATCGCTCAGTTCATGGAAGCGATGGAGAAGCAGACGCAAATGAA GTGGAGTCGATAGTTAGTAGCCGCGCTCCTGCCGATGATTCGACCTTTGCAATCTGTTCTGGTTCTACTACACCACCGCTTAACAAATTACAG TTCGCATCCGCTCTGATTCATCTAATGCAGACAGACGACCACTTCTTGACGCAGATCCACCAAGCCTACGTCGATGCCATTAACAGAAGGATTAGTAGAACTTGA
- a CDS encoding hypothetical protein (NECATOR_CHRIV.G17042.T1): protein MQKWLLFVNYSLVSIDWYLLSTGSITVFTGYFLYNLVYWKTGYDGHAQYCNYLQKYAFSGCDDSRRCNCVDLDIKKAFFL from the exons ATGCAAAAGTGGTTGCTGTTTGTTAACTATTCATTGGTATCTATTGATTGGTATCTATTATCTACTGGTAGTATTACTGTTTTTACTGGTTACTTCTTATATAATTTGGTATATTGGAAGACCGGATATG ATGGTCACGCACAATACTGTAATTACCTCCAGAAGTATGCCTTCTCCGGTTGTGATGACAGTCGGCGTTGTAATTGTGTCGATTTGGATatcaaaaaagctttttttttgtag
- a CDS encoding hypothetical protein (NECATOR_CHRIV.G17043.T1), whose protein sequence is MFLTTLQVTPDNSTSSDLSSENSENDSHPFKATPLSTLETFAIVIFLALFSSVYLIYAQHHKVLFYMMTSLIVLWIVFIYTAGILSVLYMIIVGYDEKPQEQHEKDVETQHESSM, encoded by the exons ATGTTTCTGACGACTCTTCAAGTGACGCCCGATAACAGCACATCAAGTGATCTCAGCTCAGAAAATTCGGAAA ATGATTCTCATCCCTTTAAAGCAACTCCACTTTCAACGTTGGAAACGTTTGCTATTGTCATATTCTTAGCACTATTCTCCTCTGTATATCTAATATATGCACAACATCATAAGGTGCTGTTTTATATGATGACGAG TTTAATAGTTCTATGGATTGTATTTATCTACACTGCGGGTATATTGAGTGTATTGTACATGATTATTGTTGGATATGATGAAAAACCTCAAGAACAACACGAGAAAGACGTTGAAACACAACACGAATCCTCGATGTAG